The Halorussus pelagicus genome contains the following window.
TTGCGGAAACGGCCGATGCAGTTCGAGTACACCCCGAGTTGGCCGACGATTCGCGTAGCAAGCGGTTTCTTAAACGATTCTGCATCGACGAAGTAGATGCTGAATGGGCGGTCGAAGAGGCCATCCTCCCTCGACTCAACGACTTCGCAACGTCGCCCGAGCGTATCGTCCAGCTCACGTCGCACGTCCGAGAATATCTCGGTGCAGGCTACAAAACGCAAGGAATGATGGTCGCTACGAAGGATGGTGGCACCGCCCCTGCGGATGAGGTTTGGTTTGCGGACCCGTACGAGTCTGCATACGACGTCGAAACGGTGTTTGGCGCGGAACGCAAGTACCTCTCGGATGCGTATCGACAGCAATACGACTGGGACGATGAGTGGTGTGAGTTCTTCGAGGATATCGGTGTTACTCGCCCTGCCGAGACGCGGAGTGATGTACTACAGGCACTGGCTACACTCCCGTCAAGGGACGTAGACGACGCCGAAGTACACGCTACTCGTTTGTATCGCATACTACTACGCGAGTTCGATTCACTTCCAACGTCAACGAGTGTCGAGCAGATAGGTGGCGAAACGGGTGTACCAATACTCGCGGACGATGGCGGGTTTCGTCAGGCCGGAACGCTGTTCGTTCCCGACGACGATGCTGTGAGACAGGCATTCGCGGACACCGACGACATCACATTCGCGTGGGTACCCTCGCCAGATCGAGTTGACGCCGAACCAGCGCGTATTTTCGACCTTCTAGACCGACTCGGCGCTCAGAGTGGAGCGCAGGAGTGTACTGAGTCGGGATACGTCGGTGAGGAACTCGAAGAACAGGATTCGACGCCCCGATTGCGACTCGAAGATGCTTGGGAGAAGATTCGGCCGGAAGTCGGCACCGAAAAGAGGGTACCGGACGTGAAGTGGGTGGACGAAATGGGTGTTCGGTATCAACTCGATGGCGAAGAGCAATTGGTTCCCTGTGATCCTGCGTGTATCTACGACTCAGACGGACACTGTGTGTATCTCACCCCGAACTTTACAGCGGACTGGGAAGCGCTTGCGAGCGCTCTCGCTGACGAGCTAGGAGCGGACAAACACCAGATAGCCACTCACCTCGTCGGTGCGACTCCGACGTTAGAGGACCGTGCTGTTGAGGCAATTCAGCGGCATGAGAGAGACCGAGGGTTCGATATCGTAGTTGACGTTCGGCATAAGGACTATCATGACGAGTACGACGTACGTGGATGCGATGTGTTCGTGAAACGAGACGAGGACGACGACCCGCAGTATATCGAAATCAAGGCCCGACGCGACCAGAGTTCACCTATTCGACTGATCGGTCACGAACCAGAGAAAGCTGTCGAAGAAGGTGGGAAGTATTACCTGTACGTCGTTAGCTGTTCGCGCTCGGGTGAACCGAGGCATTTCAGACGTCTTCGAGACCCGGCTGATAACGAGTATATCGAAGAGAGAGTATGGCGATTCAATACTAGTGAATTGAGCAACGGCGAGAAAGTCGAACTGGAGTAGCGTTCATCTCCAGTACATATATAAAAGTTTATCTTTTGAGAGGATCGGACATAGCTACCGTTATAGAACTATCTTTGTCTTGAATTGTGAAGTTTAGTGTGTGAGCCGAGACGTGACTCTGTATATCGTTCTTTGGTTTACGATGTTTTGTCATGGTTTGGCTCGTTATAGTACTTAGTTCGGTTGTGTAGAAGTGTACAACCCAATCACCAAAAATATAAACTAGCTACTACGAAAACCCAACAACCAGAAATGACCCGCCTTCAAATCACCCACCCCCGCAGAAACCCGGCTACACCCCCATGAGCGAGACCATCAACTGGAGCCACCACGACCTCAACGGTCTCGAAGAGTTGTACTGGGATGAAATCGCGCCCGCATTGCGTCGTGACGGACGCGACCCCCACACTCGGCCATCCTACGAGACGCTCGCCGACCTCGGATACAGTGGTATCGGCTATACCCTTCGCGAACACCACGACCTCACCGTCAAAGAGTTCCTCACCGAGGTGGTCGGCCTCGACGACTCCACCGCTTCCAGTGGCACGCCTAACGAATACGCTTGGCAAATTTCGTCCACCGAGACTATCGACGAGTTCGAAGCCTACCTCCGCGCACTCGACCGCCGCCGGAAGCTTGCTGACTCTACGCTCGCCTCGAAACGCACTCATCTAGCGACCTATGCACAGATCTACGAGGACCTCCACGAAACGTCGGACCTCCTCATGCCGCTGTCTGAGCCGTCAGAGCAGGCCACAGAGACTGAACGCGCCTACCAAGTTGTGGAGGTCCTCGACGACAAGCTTGCGACCGACGGCACGAAGTTCACGTACGTCGGGACGGTCCAGGGCTGGTACGATCGACTCGACCGGCACGGCGCGGCCGCCTACAATCCCTTGGACGGCGTGACGACTGACTTCGGCTGGGAGCGCGCAGAACCCGACAATAAGGCACTCGCGCCTTTGGACGTCCGCGCACTCAACAATGAGGCCAACACACCCGCGGACCGCCTCCTGCTTATTGCACTCGCCGCGTGGGGGTTGCGGTCGGGCGAGGTCGCGCGACTCCGCGTCAACCAGTTCGTGGGTGTCGACTCCGATGACCCACACCTCGAGTTCGAGGAGCGGAAGAACGGCCCGAGCACGGTCAGCCTCCTCTATGGCTTGGACGCCTACCGAGAGCGCCAGCGCGAACTCGTCGATGATTACGACGAGTGGAATGGCTATCTCTTTCCCTCGAC
Protein-coding sequences here:
- a CDS encoding tyrosine-type recombinase/integrase — translated: MSETINWSHHDLNGLEELYWDEIAPALRRDGRDPHTRPSYETLADLGYSGIGYTLREHHDLTVKEFLTEVVGLDDSTASSGTPNEYAWQISSTETIDEFEAYLRALDRRRKLADSTLASKRTHLATYAQIYEDLHETSDLLMPLSEPSEQATETERAYQVVEVLDDKLATDGTKFTYVGTVQGWYDRLDRHGAAAYNPLDGVTTDFGWERAEPDNKALAPLDVRALNNEANTPADRLLLIALAAWGLRSGEVARLRVNQFVGVDSDDPHLEFEERKNGPSTVSLLYGLDAYRERQRELVDDYDEWNGYLFPSTQAETGHIDSDTVRNRFHRLAEQADVRVDGDLPKPHMARRFWYSQYQDALADVLDRLDIIADEQGSSSADVVHQNYLSEEKRREARRPAMRELLADAFGK